A window of the Cystobacter fuscus genome harbors these coding sequences:
- a CDS encoding dihydrodipicolinate reductase yields the protein MSKRPIRIIQWGCGLMGQTLIRTLREKGAELVGAIDHNAARRGRDAGEVAGLGQALGVRIHPPEEADAVFREAQADVCILCTRSIMSELAGALRVAAHHGVNAITIGEEAFYPWTTSKALTEELDLLAKANDCTLTGSGFQDVFWGNLITVLAGATHRIDRIVGLTQYNADDYGSALAQKHGVGLDPETFAARIGASNAPSYVWNSNEWLCAQLGWRVRDIRQQLLPTTHTGTLRSASLGREVPAGHATGMKAVVVTETHEGPVIETHCVGKLYAPGEVDLNEWTLRGEPNTTVTIRQPATPALTCATVLNRLPQLLAAPPGFVTTDRFTPSTYVLRLETEA from the coding sequence ATGAGCAAGAGACCGATCCGAATCATCCAGTGGGGTTGCGGCTTGATGGGCCAGACCCTCATTCGTACCCTGCGCGAGAAGGGCGCCGAGTTGGTGGGGGCCATCGATCACAACGCGGCCCGCCGGGGCCGGGATGCGGGAGAGGTCGCCGGGCTCGGCCAGGCGCTCGGCGTGCGCATCCACCCTCCCGAGGAGGCCGACGCCGTCTTCCGCGAGGCCCAGGCCGATGTGTGCATCCTGTGCACGCGCAGCATCATGAGCGAGCTGGCCGGCGCCCTGCGCGTGGCCGCCCATCACGGCGTCAACGCCATCACCATCGGAGAGGAGGCGTTCTATCCCTGGACCACCTCCAAGGCGCTCACCGAGGAGCTGGACCTGCTCGCCAAGGCCAACGACTGCACCCTCACCGGCTCGGGCTTCCAGGATGTGTTCTGGGGCAACCTCATCACCGTGCTGGCCGGCGCCACCCACCGCATCGACCGCATCGTGGGGCTGACCCAGTACAACGCCGATGACTACGGGAGCGCGCTGGCCCAGAAGCATGGTGTTGGGCTCGATCCGGAGACCTTCGCGGCCAGGATTGGCGCGAGCAACGCACCCTCCTATGTCTGGAATTCCAATGAGTGGCTGTGCGCCCAGCTAGGCTGGCGCGTGCGCGACATCCGCCAGCAACTGCTGCCCACCACCCATACCGGGACGTTGCGCTCGGCGAGCCTCGGCCGTGAGGTTCCCGCCGGGCATGCCACGGGCATGAAGGCGGTGGTGGTGACGGAGACGCACGAGGGCCCGGTCATCGAGACGCACTGCGTGGGCAAGCTCTACGCGCCCGGCGAGGTGGACCTCAACGAGTGGACGCTGCGGGGTGAGCCCAACACCACGGTAACCATCCGCCAACCAGCGACGCCCGCGCTCACGTGCGCCACCGTGCTCAACCGCCTGCCCCAACTGCTGGCCGCACCTCCGGGTTTCGTCACCACCGATCGCTTCACGCCCTCCACTTATGTTCTCCGATTGGAGACGGAGGCGTAG